GATAGGATCCCGGCTTGTGTATTGATAACTATTAAAGAACTGTCCTACTTTGTCCGGGCTCCTGAAGTCTCCTATTTCAGGGTCATAAAAACGAAGCCCGAAATAATACATTCCAATGCCGGGAATACTATCATCCCCGCCCTCCTCATCAAACTCCTTTTTGATGTGGTAAAGCTCACCTCCAAAATCGCCTGGAAGCGGTTTTTGAACGGGAGGTCTTTTCAGCCAGAGGTATGGTGCTTGGATTGCGGGAGGTTTTCTTTTCGCGGCGAAAGAAGGAAGGCTACTAAAAAGAAAAAGGCCCGTGTACCGGACATCATTTCCGATTGACACGGGCGATGTATTTAATGCCGTAACCATTGCAGCTTTCAGCTATTTCTTATAATCAGCCATTATCTGGCCGATAAATTCTTCTGCATCAAGTCCTTCCTGCCATTTTCTGTGCCTGCTGACACTGTCTTCATGCTTATGGCTAGCCATTGCAATAAATCGCCGTGCTTCAACAGGCCCCAACTCGCGGTGGAGTGCTTTTACCCCACGTTCCACCACTTTCTTTTCGTCAAGGTATTTCGCAGTCTTCATATTAAGCCTTCTTTCTTACAAAATTCAACAGGTGTACCACACCATATTTCGCTCTTTATGGCTCGGTATTTTCTCAGCAGCCGATCATCGCAGGTTATAAATACAGCTCGGGCCTGCTCCGCATGCGCAACATGGAAAGCATCACCGACACCAAGCCCTGCCGCAAAAAGTTCACGTCCTCTTTTTTCCAGCATATCCGGTTTTATTATTGATTTAACGTTTTTCCCAACACCATAGAGCAATGTCAGTAAATCAGATTTTACTATCTCGTCCGGATTGCTGCTAATTTCACGCACATGAACCGGCGAGTAATACAACCGGTATAGCCCAGCTTTTACATGCACCATAATCAACTGTACAGCAGTGCTCTCTATCTCGATACGCATAAAACTCTGGTCATCGTACGGCCGACCGAGTGCGCAAACATCAAGATAAACCGCTTTTTCTTTAATTTTCATATATATAAAATACCCTTTCGTCCCTATACTTGTCGAGTATTATTCTCTCGGGTGATATCGAGAGTGACACCGCTTCAAGTCCATCGGCGCCAGCCGGGTATAAATCTGCGTGGTCTCAAGCTTCTTGTGCCCCAGCATCCGGGAGACATCCTGCACTCCCGATAAGTCGAGACAGCGGATAAGGTCGGTGGCGAAAGCATGGCGCAGGTTGTGCGGGGCAAAGCCACGGCCAAAGCCGTATTCGCCGCGTAGTCGCTCGGCAGGATTACCTGAATCGATCAAATTACGTGATAATCGTCGGTCAGATTTTATGAGAGCGGGCATACTTCACCGAAATCGGAAATATTTTTCCGGCGATAATGGGAAACTATATTCCGGTAGAGATACTTAAATGCGATGACTCTAATTGAAGGGCATTCCATCCCCTTTAACCCTGATAGGAAAATGCTTTATTATAGCCTATGCCGGAAGGCCGGCATAGAAAGAAGTTCTGCCCGAATGTTACGTACCAGCCAACCACCGATGCTGAATGTCCCGGCTTTAAGATTCCTCACCCCGGCCCCGGAGAGGTTGCATTATTGTAAAACGCAACTAACCCTCATCCATTCCTGTTCTCCTGAAGGGAGTTATAATGCAAACAGCCGAACCACACACCAAATGCCGTAGCCTGACTGTAACGGATGGCTGCTTCATGCGACTCCCGGAGGATCGTAGATCCGGCATGTCTGTAACAAAGAAATCACAAACAACCACTCCACCGGGTTCGGAGAACCGCATCTCTTGAGGTCCCATCGGGACCGTCCTGGCGATAACCAAAGATTTCAATCCCCGGTTCTTGGGACTGATAAAAACTTTAATAAATATATTCGTAAGTCGTTGATTTCTCGAAGGCTATTTTTGCAGATTTTCTTGTAAGGCTATAATTTAACAGAAGATGCGTGGGCCCGACCCGGACCTGCAGTCGAATACCGCATGCAGGAACTGGAGATTAGTCCTGATCAGGCATATCCGTTCTAACGATATAATGACATTTCGGGAATTATTACATTAAAGCAGCGAACCGTCTCGCGGGTTTATTTATTTTTAAAGCTATGATGACAATTCGGGAAATTGTATGATTAGAAAAAAAAACACAACTGACACACACACAAAATTTGTTTTCCAAACTAAAATGGCGCATCAAATAATAGAACTTTTATCTTCTTTTCGGAACCTAAATGCAAAACCTTTACATATACCGTCAAAAATTTTCTAACCTTTATCTTCGGAATTGCTCTTTTTATCTCTTTTATCGAAACAATATCATTATTAAAAAACGAAAATTTTTCATGTGTAATTGAACCAAGCCGGCACAAATTTTCCTTTGTATAAAAAGCCAAATCTTCAGGAAAATCAGGCCCTATCCATGCATATAATCTCTTTGTCGCTTCCAATAGTGCTATGCTATCTGCATTTAATTCATAGTTAATAACTATGGATTTTCCATTATTATCCCTGCCACTAAAGTTGGCGTGATTCATGCTGCATACCTGACAAGTTTATGCTGAAAGAAATTGGCAATCTTTCCCGGTTTTTTCTGGATGCTTTTCATATGTCCGCGCAACCGGGCCATTAATTCATTTT
Above is a genomic segment from Chitinivibrionales bacterium containing:
- a CDS encoding tyrosine-type recombinase/integrase, which encodes MPALIKSDRRLSRNLIDSGNPAERLRGEYGFGRGFAPHNLRHAFATDLIRCLDLSGVQDVSRMLGHKKLETTQIYTRLAPMDLKRCHSRYHPRE